From one Peredibacter starrii genomic stretch:
- the pyrE gene encoding orotate phosphoribosyltransferase, with translation MNHAEQVASILLKEKAVFLRPHDPFTWTSGIKSPVYCDNRLLISTVDSREYIIKAFAEAVKALKVDVVAGTATAGIPWAAWIAQELKLPLIYVRSSSKDHGRQNAIEGASTPGQKTVLIEDLISTGKSSIAAGKKLEEAGLSVLSIMSIFTYDFPQAQEVFRQANFKYQSLSNFEVLAKVAYDNKMLDTQALQNVLEWRKSVVFP, from the coding sequence ATGAATCATGCTGAACAAGTTGCAAGTATCCTTCTTAAAGAAAAAGCTGTTTTCCTTCGTCCGCATGATCCTTTCACTTGGACTTCTGGAATCAAGTCTCCCGTTTACTGTGATAACCGCCTCCTTATTTCGACGGTGGATTCACGTGAATATATCATTAAGGCCTTCGCTGAAGCAGTTAAAGCACTTAAAGTGGATGTTGTGGCCGGAACCGCTACGGCCGGTATTCCATGGGCCGCCTGGATCGCCCAGGAACTAAAACTTCCTCTGATCTATGTTCGTAGCAGCAGCAAAGACCATGGCCGTCAAAACGCCATTGAAGGTGCTTCGACTCCGGGGCAGAAGACCGTCCTGATTGAAGACCTGATCTCGACTGGTAAGAGCTCCATTGCAGCCGGTAAGAAGCTTGAAGAAGCAGGTCTATCGGTTTTAAGCATCATGAGTATCTTCACCTACGATTTTCCTCAGGCCCAGGAAGTATTCCGCCAGGCGAATTTTAAATACCAATCACTTTCTAACTTTGAAGTCCTGGCGAAAGTCGCCTATGATAATAAAATGCTCGATACACAAGCATTACAGAATGTCCTGGAATGGAGAAAGAGCGTCGTATTTCCATGA